A single genomic interval of Piliocolobus tephrosceles isolate RC106 chromosome 7, ASM277652v3, whole genome shotgun sequence harbors:
- the LRRC14 gene encoding leucine-rich repeat-containing protein 14 isoform X1 produces the protein MHTLVFLSTRQVLQCQPAACQALPLLPRELFPLLFKVAFMDKKTVVLRELVHTWPFPLLSFQQLLQECAHCSRALLQERPSTESMQAVILGLTARLHTPEPGASTQPLCRKHVLRVLDMTGLLDDGVEQDPGTMSMWDCTAAVARTCIAQQQGGAAEPGPAPVPVEVRVDLRVNRASYAFLREALRSSVGSPLRLCCRDLRAEDLPMRNTVALLQLLDAGCLRRVDLRFNNLGLRGLSVIIPHVARFQHLASLRLHYVHGDSRQPSVDGEDNFRYFLAQMGRFTCLRELSMGSSLLSGRLDQLLSTLQSPLESLELAFCALLPEDLRFLARSPHAAHLKKLDLSGNDLSGSQLAPFQGLLQASAATLLHLELTECQLADTQLLATLPILTQCASLRYLGLYGNPLSMTGLKELLRDSAAQAELRTVVHPFPVDCYEGLPWPPPASVLLEASINEEKFARVEAELHQLLLASGRAHVLWTTDIYGRLAADYFSL, from the exons ATGCACACGCTTGTGTTCTTGAGCACGCGGCAGGTGCTGCAGTGCCAGCCAGCTGCCTGCCAGGCCCTGCCCCTGCTGCCACGCGAACTCTTCCCCCTGCTGTTCAAGGTGGCCTTCATGGACAAGAAGACAGTGGTATTGCGCGAGTTGGTACACACATGGCCCTTCCCGCTGCTCAGTTTCCAGCAGCTGCTACAGGAGTGTGCCCACTGCAGCCGTGCCCTCCTGCAGGAGCGGCCTAGCACTGAGAGCATGCAGGCCGTTATCCTGGGGCTGACTGCCCGGCTCCACACCCCAGAGCCTGGGGCCAGCACACAGCCCCTCTGCAG GAAGCATGTGCTGCGGGTGCTGGACATGACAGGCCTCTTGGATGATGGTGTGGAACAGGATCCTGGCACCATGAGCATGTGGGACTGTACTGCTGCCGTAGCTCGCACGTGCATCGCCCAGCAGCAGGGGGGTGCTGCAGAGCCTGGGCCAGCCCCTGTCCCTGTGGAGGTGCGTGTGGACCTGCGGGTGAACCGGGCCTCCTATGCATTCCTGCGGGAGGCACTCCGAAGCAGCGTGGGCAGCCCACTGCGGCTCTGCTGCCGGGACCTGCGTGCTGAGGACCTGCCCATGCGCAACACTGTGGCCCTGCTGCAGCTTCTGGATGCAGGCTGCCTGCGCCGGGTGGACCTGCGCTTCAACAACCTGGGCCTGCGTGGTCTGTCTGTAATCATCCCACACGTGGCTCGCTTCCAGCACCTGGCCAGCCTGCGGCTCCACTATGTGCATGGGGATTCGAGGCAGCCCTCCGTGGATGGCGAGGACAACTTCCGCTACTTCCTTGCCCAGATGGGCCGCTTCACCTGTCTGCGCGAGCTCAGCATGGGCTCCTCTCTCCTTTCAGGGAGGCTGGACCAGCTGCTCAG CACCCTGCAGAGCCCCCTGGAGAGCCTGGAGTTGGCCTTCTGTGCTCTCTTGCCTGAGGACCTGCGCTTCCTGGCACGGAGCCCCCATGCTGCCCACCTCAAGAAGTTGGACCTGAGTGGTAATGACCTGTCTGGCAGCCAGCTGGCACCCTTCCAGGGTCTGCTGCAGGCATCAGCAGCCACACTGCTGCATCTGGAGCTGACTGAGTGCCAGCTTGCAGACACCCAGCTGTTGGCCACACTACCCATCCTGACTCAGTGTGCCAGTCTCCGGTACCTTGGCCTTTATGGCAACCCACTGTCCATGACGGGCCTCAAGGAGCTGTTGCGGGACTCAGCGGCGCAGGCTGAGCTGCGTACTGTGGTGCACCCCTTCCCCGTGGACTGCTATGAGGGCTTGCCCTGGCCGCCGCCTGCCTCTGTCCTGCTGGAGGCCTCCATCAATGAGGAGAAGTTTGCCCGCGTAGAAGCAGAGTTGCATCAGCTGCTTCTAGCCTCAGGCCGTGCCCATGTGCTCTGGACCACGGACATCTATGGGCGACTGGCTGCAGACTACTTCAGCCTATGA
- the LRRC14 gene encoding leucine-rich repeat-containing protein 14 isoform X2: MHTLVFLSTRQVLQCQPAACQALPLLPRELFPLLFKVAFMDKKTVVLRELVHTWPFPLLSFQQLLQECAHCSRALLQERPSTESMQAVILGLTARLHTPEPGASTQPLCRKHVLRVLDMTGLLDDGVEQDPGTMSMWDCTAAVARTCIAQQQGGAAEPGPAPVPVELLDAGCLRRVDLRFNNLGLRGLSVIIPHVARFQHLASLRLHYVHGDSRQPSVDGEDNFRYFLAQMGRFTCLRELSMGSSLLSGRLDQLLSTLQSPLESLELAFCALLPEDLRFLARSPHAAHLKKLDLSGNDLSGSQLAPFQGLLQASAATLLHLELTECQLADTQLLATLPILTQCASLRYLGLYGNPLSMTGLKELLRDSAAQAELRTVVHPFPVDCYEGLPWPPPASVLLEASINEEKFARVEAELHQLLLASGRAHVLWTTDIYGRLAADYFSL; the protein is encoded by the exons ATGCACACGCTTGTGTTCTTGAGCACGCGGCAGGTGCTGCAGTGCCAGCCAGCTGCCTGCCAGGCCCTGCCCCTGCTGCCACGCGAACTCTTCCCCCTGCTGTTCAAGGTGGCCTTCATGGACAAGAAGACAGTGGTATTGCGCGAGTTGGTACACACATGGCCCTTCCCGCTGCTCAGTTTCCAGCAGCTGCTACAGGAGTGTGCCCACTGCAGCCGTGCCCTCCTGCAGGAGCGGCCTAGCACTGAGAGCATGCAGGCCGTTATCCTGGGGCTGACTGCCCGGCTCCACACCCCAGAGCCTGGGGCCAGCACACAGCCCCTCTGCAG GAAGCATGTGCTGCGGGTGCTGGACATGACAGGCCTCTTGGATGATGGTGTGGAACAGGATCCTGGCACCATGAGCATGTGGGACTGTACTGCTGCCGTAGCTCGCACGTGCATCGCCCAGCAGCAGGGGGGTGCTGCAGAGCCTGGGCCAGCCCCTGTCCCTGTGGAG CTTCTGGATGCAGGCTGCCTGCGCCGGGTGGACCTGCGCTTCAACAACCTGGGCCTGCGTGGTCTGTCTGTAATCATCCCACACGTGGCTCGCTTCCAGCACCTGGCCAGCCTGCGGCTCCACTATGTGCATGGGGATTCGAGGCAGCCCTCCGTGGATGGCGAGGACAACTTCCGCTACTTCCTTGCCCAGATGGGCCGCTTCACCTGTCTGCGCGAGCTCAGCATGGGCTCCTCTCTCCTTTCAGGGAGGCTGGACCAGCTGCTCAG CACCCTGCAGAGCCCCCTGGAGAGCCTGGAGTTGGCCTTCTGTGCTCTCTTGCCTGAGGACCTGCGCTTCCTGGCACGGAGCCCCCATGCTGCCCACCTCAAGAAGTTGGACCTGAGTGGTAATGACCTGTCTGGCAGCCAGCTGGCACCCTTCCAGGGTCTGCTGCAGGCATCAGCAGCCACACTGCTGCATCTGGAGCTGACTGAGTGCCAGCTTGCAGACACCCAGCTGTTGGCCACACTACCCATCCTGACTCAGTGTGCCAGTCTCCGGTACCTTGGCCTTTATGGCAACCCACTGTCCATGACGGGCCTCAAGGAGCTGTTGCGGGACTCAGCGGCGCAGGCTGAGCTGCGTACTGTGGTGCACCCCTTCCCCGTGGACTGCTATGAGGGCTTGCCCTGGCCGCCGCCTGCCTCTGTCCTGCTGGAGGCCTCCATCAATGAGGAGAAGTTTGCCCGCGTAGAAGCAGAGTTGCATCAGCTGCTTCTAGCCTCAGGCCGTGCCCATGTGCTCTGGACCACGGACATCTATGGGCGACTGGCTGCAGACTACTTCAGCCTATGA
- the LRRC14 gene encoding leucine-rich repeat-containing protein 14 isoform X3 has product MHTLVFLSTRQVLQCQPAACQALPLLPRELFPLLFKVAFMDKKTVVLRELVHTWPFPLLSFQQLLQECAHCSRALLQERPSTESMQAVILGLTARLHTPEPGASTQPLCRKHVLRVLDMTGLLDDGVEQDPGTMSMWDCTAAVARTCIAQQQGGAAEPGPAPVPVEHLASLRLHYVHGDSRQPSVDGEDNFRYFLAQMGRFTCLRELSMGSSLLSGRLDQLLSTLQSPLESLELAFCALLPEDLRFLARSPHAAHLKKLDLSGNDLSGSQLAPFQGLLQASAATLLHLELTECQLADTQLLATLPILTQCASLRYLGLYGNPLSMTGLKELLRDSAAQAELRTVVHPFPVDCYEGLPWPPPASVLLEASINEEKFARVEAELHQLLLASGRAHVLWTTDIYGRLAADYFSL; this is encoded by the exons ATGCACACGCTTGTGTTCTTGAGCACGCGGCAGGTGCTGCAGTGCCAGCCAGCTGCCTGCCAGGCCCTGCCCCTGCTGCCACGCGAACTCTTCCCCCTGCTGTTCAAGGTGGCCTTCATGGACAAGAAGACAGTGGTATTGCGCGAGTTGGTACACACATGGCCCTTCCCGCTGCTCAGTTTCCAGCAGCTGCTACAGGAGTGTGCCCACTGCAGCCGTGCCCTCCTGCAGGAGCGGCCTAGCACTGAGAGCATGCAGGCCGTTATCCTGGGGCTGACTGCCCGGCTCCACACCCCAGAGCCTGGGGCCAGCACACAGCCCCTCTGCAG GAAGCATGTGCTGCGGGTGCTGGACATGACAGGCCTCTTGGATGATGGTGTGGAACAGGATCCTGGCACCATGAGCATGTGGGACTGTACTGCTGCCGTAGCTCGCACGTGCATCGCCCAGCAGCAGGGGGGTGCTGCAGAGCCTGGGCCAGCCCCTGTCCCTGTGGAG CACCTGGCCAGCCTGCGGCTCCACTATGTGCATGGGGATTCGAGGCAGCCCTCCGTGGATGGCGAGGACAACTTCCGCTACTTCCTTGCCCAGATGGGCCGCTTCACCTGTCTGCGCGAGCTCAGCATGGGCTCCTCTCTCCTTTCAGGGAGGCTGGACCAGCTGCTCAG CACCCTGCAGAGCCCCCTGGAGAGCCTGGAGTTGGCCTTCTGTGCTCTCTTGCCTGAGGACCTGCGCTTCCTGGCACGGAGCCCCCATGCTGCCCACCTCAAGAAGTTGGACCTGAGTGGTAATGACCTGTCTGGCAGCCAGCTGGCACCCTTCCAGGGTCTGCTGCAGGCATCAGCAGCCACACTGCTGCATCTGGAGCTGACTGAGTGCCAGCTTGCAGACACCCAGCTGTTGGCCACACTACCCATCCTGACTCAGTGTGCCAGTCTCCGGTACCTTGGCCTTTATGGCAACCCACTGTCCATGACGGGCCTCAAGGAGCTGTTGCGGGACTCAGCGGCGCAGGCTGAGCTGCGTACTGTGGTGCACCCCTTCCCCGTGGACTGCTATGAGGGCTTGCCCTGGCCGCCGCCTGCCTCTGTCCTGCTGGAGGCCTCCATCAATGAGGAGAAGTTTGCCCGCGTAGAAGCAGAGTTGCATCAGCTGCTTCTAGCCTCAGGCCGTGCCCATGTGCTCTGGACCACGGACATCTATGGGCGACTGGCTGCAGACTACTTCAGCCTATGA
- the LRRC24 gene encoding leucine-rich repeat-containing protein 24, translating into MAPGAPALLLLLLLLLLPPRTAGCPAACRCYSATVECGALRLRVVPLGIPPGTQTLFLQDNNIARLEPGALAPLAALRRLYLHNNSLRALEAGAFRAQPRLLELALTSNRLRALRSSAFAGLAQLRVLYLAGNQLARLLDFTFLHLPRLQELHLQENSIELLEDQALAGLSSLALLDLSRNQLGTISREALQPLASLQVLRLTENPWRCDCALHWLGAWIKEGGQRLLTSRDRKIMCAEPPRLALQSLLDISHSSLICIPPSVHVQPLELTANLGEDLRVACQASGYPQPLVTWRKVPQPREGRPRAQAQLEGGAPGLGGHSASDTGSGMLFLSNITLAHAGKYECEASNAGGAARVPFRLLVNASRQQPQQPAQPPPPAARPAGREPRPEAGSMAFRALGLATQTAIAAAIALLALTALLLVAMICRRRRRRKKARGPPGEGALFVNDYSDGPCTFAQLEELRDERGHEMFVINRSKPLFAEGPAEAPPDCGPTEGAGPGLRVPPPVAYEIHC; encoded by the exons ATGGCCCCGGGGGCCCccgcgctgctgctgctgctgctgctactactactgcCGCCCCGCACCGCCGGCTGCCCAGCAGCCTGCCGCTGCTACAGCGCCACAGTGGAGTGCGGCGCCCTGCGGTTGCGTGTCGTCCCGCTGGGAATCCCGCCAGGGACGCAG ACACTGTTCCTGCAGGACAACAACATCGCGCGCCTGGAGCCAGGAGCCCTGGCGCCGCTGGCCGCTCTGCGGCGGCTCTACCTGCACAACAACAGCCTGCGCGCCCTGGAGGCCGGCGCCTTCCGAGCGCAGCCGCGCCTGCTGGAGCTGGCGCTCACCAGCAACCGGCTGCGCGCCTTGCGCAGCAGCGCCTTCGCAGGCCTGGCCCAGCTGCGCGTGCTCTACCTGGCGGGCAACCAGCTGGCGCGGCTGCTGGATTTCACCTTCTTGCACCTGCCG CGACTGCAGGAGCTTCACCTGCAAGAAAACAGCATTGAGCTGCTGGAGGACCAGGCTCTAGCGGGGCTGTCCTCCCTAGCACTGCTGGACCTCAGCAGGAACCAGCTGGGTACCATCAGCCGAGAGGCGCTGCAGCCCCTGGCCAGTCTGCAAGTCTTGCGCCTCACAG AGAACCCATGGCGCTGTGACTGCGCCCTGCACTGGCTGGGTGCCTGGATCAAGGAGGGCGGCCAGCGGCTGCTCACCTCCAGGGACAGGAAGATCATGTGTGCAGAGCCCCCACGCCTGGCGCTCCAGAGTCTCCTGGACATATCCCACAGCAGCCTCATCTGCATTCCGCCCTCTGTCCACGTGCAGCCGCTGGAGCTCACAGCCAACCTGGGTGAGGACCTGCGGGTTGCCTGCCAAGCCTCCGGCTACCCGCAGCCATTGGTGACCTGGAGAAAGGTGCCCCAGCCTCGCGAGGGCCGGCCGCGAGCCCAGGCCCAGCTAGAAGGCGGGGCGCCGGGCCTGGGCGGACACTCGGCATCCGACACGGGCAGCGGCATGCTCTTCCTCAGCAACATCACGCTGGCCCATGCCGGCAAGTACGAGTGCGAGGCCTCCAACGCTGGTGGCGCTGCCCGCGTGCCCTTCCGGCTCCTGGTCAACGCGTCCCGGCAGCAGCCGCAGCAGCCCGCGCAACCGCCGCCTCCGGCTGCCCGCCCCGCTGGTCGCGAGCCCCGGCCCGAGGCGGGAAGCATGGCCTTCCGCGCCCTGGGCCTGGCCACGCAGACGGCCATTGCGGCGGCCATCGCGCTGCTGGCGCTCACGGCGCTGCTCCTGGTCGCCATGATCTGTCGCCGGCGCCGCAGGCGAAAAAAGGCGCGGGGGCCGCCGGGGGAGGGCGCGCTGTTCGTCAACGACTACTCGGACGGCCCCTGCACGTTCGCACAGCTAGAGGAGCTCCGCGATGAGCGCGGACACGAGATGTTCGTCATCAACCGCTCCAAGCCGCTCTTCGCCGAGGGTCCGGCGGAGGCGCCCCCGGACTGCGGACCAACAGAGGGGGCGGGGCCGGGACTCCGCGTGCCCCCGCCGGTCGCCTATGAGATCCACTGCTAG